The following nucleotide sequence is from Paeniglutamicibacter kerguelensis.
GTGATGAATAGTGGGCCTGTGGACCGCCGGCCCCGTAGGGAGGACCCGACAGGCCGACCGTGATCGGATACCACGACGACAAGGACAAGGATCATTGGCTTGCCGCACCGAAAGGCGAAGAGGTTTTCGGACCCCTTGGCATCACCAACATCCGGACGTTCGTGGACCCCGGGAATCCGAAGAAGGCCGCGGTGGTGATGGACATCCCCGACCTGGACGCCCTCATGGAGGCCATGAAATCGGAGGAGATGGCCGCGGCAATCGCCCACGACGGCGTCCTGGTGAGAACCAGGCGATTCTCGTCGAGGCATAGGCCCTAGTCCTGGCTTTCCCCGGTTTTCGCACGCGAGTCGTTCCGTTCCTTGGCGTCGAGCCGCAGGATGTGTCCGCGATCGATGTCCGACTTTTCCTTGGCCAGTGCCTTGTCACTTGCCGTCGTTTCCCGCGGAGGCAGCTGCAGCGACTGTTCGGCCTCGATGCCTTCCTGCAGTTCCCGGGCCCGTTCGGTTTCGGCGTCAAGAACTGCGCCGAAAAGCAGCGACAGGTTGGCAATCCAGAGCCACAGCAACAGGACGATTCCCCCGCCGATGGTGCCGTAGGTCTTGTTGTACTGGCCGAAGTTCGAGACGTAGAAAAAGAATCCGAGGGTCGCCACGGCGAGGATTGCCAGCGCGGCGAACGAGCCGGGGCTCAGCCAGCGGAATTTCGCATGGCTGACATTCGGGGTTCCGTAGTACAAGGCCGCTACCAACGCGATGGCGCACAAGGCCAGCACCGGCCACTTGGCAATGTTCCACACCCACAGCGATTCTTCACCCAGTCCGGCCACGTCCCCGATGGCCCTGGCCAGCGGGCCGGAGACGACCAGCATCACTGCCATGACCGCGGTCGTCAGCAATAGGCACAGGGTGAGAAAAAGCATCAGCGGCTTGAGCTTGTAGAACGGGCGGCCCTCGCTGACCCCGTAGATCCTGTTGACGCAGCGGCCAAAGGCTCCCACATAGCCGGAGGCACTCCACAGGGAACCTGCCAGGCCAGCAATCAAGGCGAATCCCGCCGACGGGGTCCTTGAGAGCTGTTCTATCGGTTGCCGCAGGGTTTGCGCCACCTCGCTACTTGCCACGCCTTCTATCACCTGCAGCAGCGTTTGCGTCGTGGCCTCCGCCTGCCCGACTACGCCAAGCAGGGAGACGAGGGCAAGCATTGCCGGGAAGAGCGAGAGTATCCCGAAGTAGGCAAGGGTTGCGCCGAGGTCGGTGCATTTGAGGCGGGAAAATTCCCGCACCGAACGTCCCGCCGCATACTTCCAGGACGCCGCATTCAGGTTTGCCGGCGATTCCGGTTTTCGCTTGTTTCCGGATTCCGGTGCCGCACCGTTCTCCGCGGGCGGCTCCGCCGCGAAGCCGCTCCCGTTCATTGATTTGTCTCGAGCAGACATTCGGCACCTCGATGATCGTTGGTTCACGATTCCCGTCCCCAAGCTCGCCCGCAGTCAAGCATGGCCCGGTTTTCGACGCAAGGACGCACAGTGGCGGTGCCGCTGGCAATCGTCCTGTTGGGCATGGTGGGCGTGACCAGTGACGAGACGGCCCTGTGGGCGGCGCTCTGGGTTGACGGGGCGCTGCTGGGAAAAGTCATTCTGCAGCTCATCGCCGGGAGGGGAGCCATGCATGGACCGAATGTTTTGGTTGGCTGACTTGCCGGGCACCGTTGTCAGCGCGAAGCCGAAGGCCTAGCATGTGCCTTGAGCCCCACTTCGGGGAACAGCTCCGGGACCTTCCCACGACAAGCGTCGTGCGCACCGTAGGATCCGCATGTCCTGGACATCACGGGACAGGAAAGACCATGACCAAGTATCTGTTCGAAGCGAACTACGTGGGCGAAGGCATCAAGGGCCTCATGCGCGATGGCGGCACCAAGCGTCGCGATGCTGTCGACGAGGCCCTCAAGTCCGTGGGGGGCTCGCTCGAAAGCTTCTACTACGCATTCGGGGAGACCGACGTCCTAGGGATCTTTGACATCCCGGATCAGGCCGACGCCGTGGCACTGTCCCTCATGATCAATTCGACGGGCGCCGTGAACCTGCGTTTGAAGCCGCTTATGAGTCCCCAAGATATCGACGACGCAGCCCAGAAGACACCGTCATACCGGGCCCCCGGGCAATAGAGCAACAGCCGTCCGGAGGCTCAGCGACATTTCCCTTCCCGGAGACGGGGTGCGGGTGCTGTCGGTGACGTCGCAGTTGGGATTCGACCTGCCCCAGATGCGCCGAGGACTGTGGCGCCACGGGGCCACCAGCGTGAAGGGCTTCGCTGGGGCATTTCCGAAACCAGCTCCGTCGAGTTGCTTCTGCACGTCATTGACGCCGAATCCTCGCCGGGGCTGAGCGCTCCCGCGAGGATTCGGCGGATTTCCAGTACGCGTTGCGCGATTCCATGTGGGCGTTTGGAAGGGTGCGGCCCGGCGGGGTGTGTCTGCTAGGCGGCGGAAACTTTGTAGTTCGATCTCAACGGGCTCCGCGAGGGGGCCTCTGGTTCATTGGCTGCTCGGCCCTTGCTGGGATGCGACCGGGCCGGTGGAAACCTTCGGCCCGCCCACGTGGTCCGGGATCTGGGCCTCGTTCCTCGAGTACTCGCGCACCGACGTGGAGATCCGCAAGGTCGACGAGGGGCGCCCGGATTTCGCCTCGATGGTCACCGCCACCGACGTGGTGGACCCGGGGGTTGTCTTCGAGGACGACAGGGTGAAGATCACCGCCGCGTGAGTGAACCACCCGCCGATCCAGGCACTTGCCTACCGCATCGACACCGAGGACCGCTCCTACGTGATCTCCGGGGACACCACGCCCTGCGACTTGCTCGTCGACCTGGCGCGGGGCGCCGATGTGCTGGTGCACGAGGTCATGTACATTCCCGGCATCGATCCGTTGCTCAAGCGTTCCAACGGCGCCCGGCTGCGCGACCACCTGATCAATTTGCACACCTCGCCCACGGACGTGGGTGCGGTGACCGAGCGGGCCGGGGTCGGCAAGCTGGTGCTTTCGCACTTCGTGGCGGGCAGCCCGGCCGTGCCGGAAGGGATCTGGCTGGCCGATGCGAGGTAGGGCTTCGCCGGGGAAATCGTCGCCGGTCGGGACCTGATGGCCGTCTGATGTTTCGTCCCTCCGTGCCCCGTCGACTTCGGTGGGGAGGGCGGAAAGCCGCGCT
It contains:
- a CDS encoding YihY/virulence factor BrkB family protein, producing the protein MSARDKSMNGSGFAAEPPAENGAAPESGNKRKPESPANLNAASWKYAAGRSVREFSRLKCTDLGATLAYFGILSLFPAMLALVSLLGVVGQAEATTQTLLQVIEGVASSEVAQTLRQPIEQLSRTPSAGFALIAGLAGSLWSASGYVGAFGRCVNRIYGVSEGRPFYKLKPLMLFLTLCLLLTTAVMAVMLVVSGPLARAIGDVAGLGEESLWVWNIAKWPVLALCAIALVAALYYGTPNVSHAKFRWLSPGSFAALAILAVATLGFFFYVSNFGQYNKTYGTIGGGIVLLLWLWIANLSLLFGAVLDAETERARELQEGIEAEQSLQLPPRETTASDKALAKEKSDIDRGHILRLDAKERNDSRAKTGESQD
- a CDS encoding GYD domain-containing protein, which produces MTKYLFEANYVGEGIKGLMRDGGTKRRDAVDEALKSVGGSLESFYYAFGETDVLGIFDIPDQADAVALSLMINSTGAVNLRLKPLMSPQDIDDAAQKTPSYRAPGQ
- a CDS encoding MBL fold metallo-hydrolase translates to MNHPPIQALAYRIDTEDRSYVISGDTTPCDLLVDLARGADVLVHEVMYIPGIDPLLKRSNGARLRDHLINLHTSPTDVGAVTERAGVGKLVLSHFVAGSPAVPEGIWLADAR